The Mycolicibacterium smegmatis genome has a window encoding:
- a CDS encoding DUF5313 domain-containing protein translates to MAAERKKDRPNLLQYIAYSYGRRLPDSMREWVAHDLADHGAVRRHMIRMAIPPALVLAPFWLLPASLYVHIEMTVPIYIWSLLMALALNKVWRRHRLAQHGLDPNLVDEIRYKKQAHIHEDYIRRFGPRPESAKFQSNSSPF, encoded by the coding sequence ATGGCCGCCGAACGGAAAAAAGATCGCCCCAATCTGCTTCAGTACATCGCGTATTCGTACGGCAGGCGGTTGCCGGACTCGATGCGCGAGTGGGTCGCCCATGACCTGGCCGATCACGGCGCCGTCCGCCGCCACATGATCCGGATGGCGATCCCGCCGGCACTGGTACTGGCCCCATTCTGGCTTTTGCCCGCGTCGTTGTACGTGCACATCGAGATGACGGTGCCCATCTACATCTGGTCGCTGCTCATGGCGCTGGCCCTCAACAAGGTGTGGCGCCGACACCGCCTGGCGCAGCACGGCCTCGATCCGAACCTGGTCGACGAGATCCGGTACAAGAAGCAGGCCCACATCCACGAGGACTACATCCGCCGCTTCGGACCGCGTCCGGAGTCCGCGAAGTTCCAGTCCAACAGCAGTCCCTTCTGA